Proteins encoded together in one Litorilinea aerophila window:
- a CDS encoding NYN domain-containing protein encodes MSNQIAVFIDFENVALWAEQEFLDFELTPLMEYLQSRGPVVIKRVYGDWSRFSHYREELMNNSVDLVQIYSVRAGKNRADIRMALDAMETAITRPQIQTFVIVSGDSDFGPLVAKLREYSRYTLGIGPKDVTHPLLVKACDEFVYLESVLGEMHDHELHSPSSADNENARSLLDKALRVHAQRGELPVLAAKLKQTMLLMDSAFNEANFGYSQFKSWLEHNQDLISLYTKDMQLYVAPRDYVVSNDQGLRPWESGPSGNGQHAGINPVIRAAQAQSANNKPSLRLQYKQIFNRLKMTSVDFATRRDVLRDIYRELSERPNERTTDELLEELCMRYEAQGLIRSKTTLRQIWQMGFRQRAFDYGDQVASVHVPVRLADGIDSEADFVKRAESGFVFAVINAGLEIDKHELAAILLNDRDQVDYIQSLLDDLQERGLIVYKDKRYTLPGHSAIPFADEPALQLLRYDIEHVQLPDNLPRTQEKARSLAKTAMLQRSQDFAASARSYLFACRLQWDAVEANEPGASVEDLRWYMASYASVKAGELSQIHRDYANSRPYYLAFFYLVQEDDPLWSRMRGLINPMLSYYWVNAWRELGLTAANPSLSTTTPAEIAVSAATHENQELCKLWFTMTQNLAEVNPGLLRRVANQIRLNRSDSPVHMQVADAIEQMLMV; translated from the coding sequence ATGAGTAACCAGATCGCGGTGTTCATTGATTTCGAGAACGTCGCTTTATGGGCTGAACAAGAATTCCTGGACTTCGAATTAACCCCCCTGATGGAATATCTCCAGAGCCGTGGGCCGGTGGTCATCAAGCGAGTCTATGGCGACTGGAGCCGCTTCTCCCACTACCGGGAAGAGCTCATGAACAACTCGGTGGACCTGGTCCAGATCTACAGCGTCCGGGCCGGCAAAAATCGGGCCGACATCCGCATGGCCCTGGACGCCATGGAGACGGCCATCACCCGCCCCCAGATCCAGACCTTCGTCATCGTCTCCGGCGACAGCGACTTCGGCCCCCTGGTGGCCAAGCTGCGGGAATACAGCCGCTACACCCTGGGCATCGGCCCCAAGGATGTGACCCACCCCCTCCTGGTCAAGGCGTGCGATGAGTTCGTCTACCTGGAGTCGGTGCTGGGCGAAATGCACGACCACGAACTGCACAGCCCCTCCAGCGCGGACAACGAGAATGCACGCAGCCTGCTGGACAAGGCCCTGCGGGTCCACGCCCAGCGGGGCGAACTGCCGGTGCTGGCCGCCAAGCTCAAGCAGACCATGCTGCTGATGGACTCCGCCTTCAACGAGGCCAACTTCGGCTACTCCCAGTTCAAATCCTGGCTGGAACACAACCAGGACCTCATCAGCCTGTACACCAAGGACATGCAGCTCTACGTGGCGCCCAGGGACTATGTGGTCTCCAACGACCAGGGCCTGCGCCCCTGGGAATCCGGCCCGTCGGGCAACGGCCAGCATGCCGGCATCAACCCCGTCATCCGCGCCGCCCAGGCCCAGAGCGCCAACAACAAGCCTTCCCTGCGCCTTCAGTACAAACAGATCTTCAACCGCCTGAAGATGACTTCCGTGGACTTCGCCACCCGCCGGGATGTGCTGCGGGACATCTACCGGGAGCTGTCGGAACGGCCCAACGAGCGCACCACCGACGAGCTACTGGAAGAGCTCTGCATGCGCTACGAAGCCCAGGGGCTCATCCGCAGTAAGACCACCCTGCGCCAGATCTGGCAGATGGGCTTCCGCCAGCGGGCCTTCGACTACGGCGACCAGGTGGCCTCGGTCCACGTGCCCGTGCGCCTGGCCGACGGCATCGACAGCGAGGCCGACTTCGTCAAACGGGCCGAGTCCGGCTTCGTCTTTGCCGTGATCAACGCCGGCCTGGAGATCGATAAACACGAACTGGCCGCCATCCTGCTCAACGACCGGGACCAGGTGGACTACATCCAGAGCCTGCTGGACGACCTGCAGGAGCGGGGGCTGATCGTCTACAAGGACAAGCGCTACACCCTGCCCGGCCACAGCGCCATCCCCTTCGCCGACGAACCGGCCCTGCAGCTCCTCCGTTACGACATCGAGCACGTGCAGTTGCCGGATAACCTCCCCCGCACCCAGGAGAAGGCCCGCTCCCTGGCCAAGACGGCCATGCTCCAGCGCTCCCAGGATTTCGCCGCTTCGGCCCGTAGCTACCTCTTCGCCTGCCGCCTCCAGTGGGACGCGGTGGAGGCCAACGAACCCGGCGCCAGCGTGGAGGATCTGCGCTGGTACATGGCCTCCTACGCCTCGGTCAAAGCCGGCGAGCTCTCCCAGATCCACCGGGACTACGCCAACTCCCGGCCCTACTACCTGGCCTTCTTCTACCTGGTCCAGGAGGACGACCCCCTGTGGAGCCGCATGCGGGGGCTGATCAACCCCATGCTCTCCTACTACTGGGTGAACGCCTGGCGGGAACTGGGCCTGACCGCGGCCAACCCCAGCCTGAGCACCACCACCCCGGCCGAAATCGCCGTCAGCGCGGCCACCCACGAAAACCAGGAGCTGTGCAAGCTCTGGTTCACCATGACCCAGAACCTGGCCGAGGTGAATCCCGGCCTGCTGCGCCGGGTGGCCAACCAGATCCGCCTCAACCGCTCCGACTCGCCGGTG
- the dnaK gene encoding molecular chaperone DnaK, protein MGKILGIDLGTTNSVMAVMEGGNPTVIPNAEGSRTTPSVVAFTKTGERLVGITAKRQAVVNPENTIYSVKRLMGRRFDEPEVKRTMEMVPYTIVEGPHHDARVMIPVKNKTYTPQEISAMILSKLKRDAEAYLGEEVKQAVITVPAYFNDSQRQATKDAGQIAGLEVLRIINEPTAAAIAYGLDKKNDETILVFDLGGGTFDVSVLEVGDGVIEVKATNGDTHLGGDDWDERIVEWLVSEFKKEHGIDLSKDRQALQRLREAAEKAKIELSSTSQTEINLPFITADSSGPKHLAMTLTRSKFEQLTADLVERCKQPFFNALKDAGIKAQDLDEVVLVGGSTRMPMIQELVRQLTGKEPHKGVNPDEVVAIGAALQAGVLAGEVSDLLLLDVTPLSLGLETLGGVMTVLIPRNTTIPTKKTEIFSTAADNQTAVDIHILQGERPMARDNKTLGHFRLDGIPPAPRGVPQIEVTFDIDANGILNVTARDKATGKEQSVKITASTNLSKEEVERLVQEAKAHEAEDRRQRELVEARNNADNLIYVTEKTLRELGDKVPATDRGRIEQTIEDLKAAMESDDLNRIRSLTEQLQQASHALSQQMYQQQAGNGAGPEGGAEGEAGGEDDVVEGEYRQV, encoded by the coding sequence ATGGGCAAGATTCTAGGTATCGATCTGGGGACGACCAACAGCGTGATGGCCGTCATGGAAGGCGGTAATCCGACGGTCATTCCCAACGCCGAAGGGTCGCGAACCACGCCTTCGGTGGTGGCGTTTACCAAAACCGGTGAGCGCCTGGTGGGCATCACCGCCAAGCGCCAGGCCGTGGTGAACCCGGAGAACACCATCTACTCGGTGAAACGGCTGATGGGGCGCCGCTTCGATGAGCCGGAAGTGAAGCGGACCATGGAGATGGTCCCCTACACCATTGTGGAGGGGCCCCACCATGACGCCCGGGTCATGATTCCCGTCAAGAACAAGACCTACACGCCCCAGGAAATCAGCGCCATGATCTTGAGCAAGCTCAAGCGGGACGCGGAAGCCTACCTGGGCGAAGAGGTCAAACAGGCCGTGATCACCGTGCCGGCGTACTTCAACGACAGCCAGCGCCAGGCCACCAAGGACGCAGGCCAGATCGCCGGGCTGGAAGTGCTGCGCATCATCAACGAGCCCACCGCGGCGGCCATCGCCTACGGCCTGGACAAGAAGAACGACGAGACCATCCTGGTCTTTGACCTGGGTGGCGGTACCTTCGACGTCTCGGTCCTGGAAGTGGGCGACGGCGTGATCGAGGTGAAGGCCACCAACGGCGACACCCACCTGGGCGGTGATGACTGGGACGAGCGCATCGTCGAGTGGCTGGTGAGCGAGTTCAAGAAGGAACACGGCATCGACCTGAGCAAGGATCGCCAGGCCCTGCAGCGCCTGCGGGAGGCGGCCGAAAAGGCCAAGATCGAGCTCTCTTCGACCTCCCAGACGGAGATCAACCTGCCCTTCATCACGGCGGACAGCAGCGGGCCCAAGCACCTGGCCATGACCCTGACCCGCAGCAAGTTCGAACAGCTCACCGCCGACCTGGTGGAGCGCTGCAAGCAGCCGTTCTTCAACGCCCTGAAGGACGCGGGGATCAAGGCCCAGGACCTGGACGAAGTGGTGCTGGTGGGTGGCTCCACCCGCATGCCCATGATCCAGGAGCTGGTGCGCCAGTTGACCGGCAAGGAGCCCCACAAGGGCGTCAACCCGGATGAAGTGGTGGCCATCGGCGCGGCCCTGCAGGCCGGTGTGCTGGCCGGTGAGGTCAGCGACCTGCTCCTGCTGGACGTGACGCCGCTGAGCCTGGGTCTGGAGACGTTGGGTGGCGTGATGACGGTGCTCATCCCGCGCAACACCACCATCCCGACCAAGAAGACCGAGATCTTCAGCACGGCGGCGGACAACCAGACCGCGGTGGACATCCACATCCTGCAGGGTGAGCGGCCCATGGCCCGGGACAACAAGACGCTGGGCCACTTCCGCCTGGATGGCATCCCGCCGGCGCCACGAGGCGTGCCGCAGATCGAGGTCACCTTTGACATCGATGCCAACGGCATCCTCAACGTGACCGCCCGGGACAAGGCCACCGGCAAGGAGCAGAGCGTGAAGATCACGGCCTCCACCAACCTGTCCAAGGAAGAGGTGGAGCGCCTGGTCCAGGAGGCCAAGGCCCACGAGGCCGAGGACCGGCGGCAGCGGGAGCTGGTGGAAGCCCGCAACAACGCGGACAACCTGATCTACGTCACCGAGAAGACGTTGCGGGAGCTGGGCGACAAGGTGCCCGCCACCGATCGGGGCCGCATCGAGCAGACCATCGAGGATCTGAAGGCGGCCATGGAGAGCGACGATCTGAACCGGATCCGCAGCCTGACCGAGCAGCTCCAGCAGGCCAGCCACGCCCTGAGCCAGCAGATGTACCAGCAGCAGGCGGGGAATGGCGCCGGGCCCGAAGGCGGTGCTGAAGGGGAAGCCGGCGGCGAGGATGACGTGGTGGAAGGCGAATACCGCCAGGTCTAA
- the grpE gene encoding nucleotide exchange factor GrpE — protein sequence MPTLEDYRALAQAYQELQARFEQQARELAELRRELEIKNEALQRQSADLKSLEAELAWTKAALQQATEQADKAAESSGENWQERYLRLQAELDNLRKRLEQRSAAETREARQRILRDMLPLADHLDLALAHAPEHAEGTGKEFIRNIEAVRQAFLETLKRYGVERIQAEGQPFDPHIHEAVGEVDDPNVPAGHVARVIQAGYQENGQLLRPARVLVSR from the coding sequence GTGCCAACCCTGGAGGATTACCGGGCACTGGCCCAGGCCTATCAGGAACTACAGGCCCGTTTCGAGCAACAGGCCAGGGAACTGGCCGAGCTGCGCCGGGAGCTGGAGATCAAGAACGAGGCCCTGCAGCGCCAGAGTGCCGACCTGAAATCCCTGGAGGCTGAGCTGGCCTGGACCAAAGCGGCCCTCCAGCAGGCCACCGAACAGGCCGACAAGGCGGCTGAAAGCAGCGGCGAGAACTGGCAAGAGCGCTACCTGCGCCTCCAGGCCGAGCTGGATAACCTGCGCAAACGGCTGGAGCAGCGCTCCGCCGCAGAGACCCGAGAGGCGCGCCAGCGCATCTTGCGGGACATGCTGCCCCTGGCCGACCACCTGGACCTGGCCCTGGCCCATGCACCGGAACATGCCGAGGGCACAGGCAAAGAATTTATTCGCAATATTGAAGCCGTTCGCCAGGCATTTTTGGAAACCTTGAAACGCTACGGCGTGGAGCGGATCCAGGCCGAGGGGCAGCCCTTTGACCCCCACATCCACGAGGCTGTGGGGGAGGTGGATGACCCGAATGTGCCGGCTGGCCATGTGGCCCGGGTGATCCAGGCAGGCTACCAGGAGAACGGCCAGCTCCTGCGCCCGGCTCGGGTGCTGGTGAGCCGCTAG
- a CDS encoding DnaJ C-terminal domain-containing protein, whose product MDYKDYYQILGVPRNATDKEIKKAFRQLAQKYHPDKNPGNKEAEQKFKEINEAYTVLSDPEKRKKYDRFGAQWEQYERAGGRPEDFDWSAWTGGGPRGSYTTRTVTPEEFEQMFGGMGGFSSFFDALFGSGMGGMGGRPGGSFRQSRGRPGVDFGVHERTAAPPRTEVPVDITLEEAFHGTTRTLQSEDGTRLEVNIPRGVKTGSRVRARGSQGDIYLKINVLPHERFTREGDDLRVRVPVDLYTAVLGGEVQVPTLERPVVLTIPPGTQNGKTFRLRGLGMPNLRQPDKRGDLYAVVEVTLPTNLSEKERSLFEELRKLRR is encoded by the coding sequence ATGGATTATAAAGACTACTACCAGATCCTGGGCGTTCCCAGGAATGCAACCGATAAAGAGATCAAAAAGGCCTTTCGCCAACTGGCCCAGAAGTACCACCCGGATAAAAACCCGGGCAACAAAGAGGCCGAGCAGAAGTTCAAGGAAATCAACGAGGCCTACACGGTGCTGTCGGACCCGGAGAAGCGCAAGAAGTACGACCGCTTCGGTGCCCAGTGGGAGCAGTACGAGCGGGCCGGCGGCCGCCCCGAGGACTTCGACTGGAGCGCCTGGACGGGCGGCGGCCCTCGCGGCAGCTACACCACCCGCACGGTCACGCCGGAAGAGTTCGAGCAGATGTTCGGCGGCATGGGCGGCTTCTCCAGCTTCTTCGATGCCCTCTTCGGCAGCGGCATGGGGGGCATGGGCGGCCGCCCAGGCGGTTCCTTCCGCCAGAGCCGGGGGCGCCCCGGCGTGGACTTCGGCGTCCACGAGCGGACCGCCGCGCCGCCCCGCACGGAAGTGCCCGTGGACATCACCCTGGAAGAGGCCTTCCACGGCACCACCCGAACCCTCCAGAGCGAGGATGGGACCCGCCTGGAGGTGAACATCCCCCGGGGGGTGAAGACCGGTTCCCGGGTCCGGGCCCGGGGCAGCCAGGGCGACATCTACCTGAAGATCAACGTCCTGCCCCATGAACGCTTCACCCGGGAAGGGGATGACCTGCGGGTGCGGGTCCCTGTGGACCTCTACACCGCCGTCCTGGGCGGCGAGGTTCAGGTCCCGACCCTGGAGCGGCCCGTGGTGCTGACCATCCCCCCCGGCACCCAGAACGGCAAGACGTTCCGGCTGCGGGGGCTGGGCATGCCCAACCTGCGCCAGCCCGACAAGCGGGGCGACCTCTACGCGGTGGTGGAGGTGACCCTGCCCACCAACCTGAGCGAGAAGGAGCGCAGCCTGTTCGAGGAGCTGCGCAAGTTGCGCCGCTGA
- a CDS encoding S8 family serine peptidase, with product MRRRFLALLLLISLLAQTFLPLAPVQAARKAAPGRLVMPASAQAAQAVQALYIYRQDASTAQAIGETLAGSGANVEVMQLESGTPFEGEHKIFLPMISQSGASSSAASRPVGTRSQSALGDYDLIILADDLARDGQWAVSDELTQQILDSGRPILGMGLGGALFFDRANGQIGLSKAIQTNGHTVERSDGNASLPLYTGYHPIPLDQAPYALYTGEVPVVAVDLGARTAGLVRYAALAGMANLIPIIQEGDGWALWGFRSGPGQMTETGRQLLANLVWLLTGKQVEIPLAVGTLTPEPGVEQALADALAQGDQYALAQLYHLPTPEERDQLASLGVELLEYLGNTTYTARVSSQANLNDPTLLELVRFLGLHKPEYKTDPDLEAPEAQETYQEALVTFFPDVSKETIESVLTAIVGSNNYRQGATPQQWLVPNTSENLAALAQEPAVAAISTGFTPPEDLNDEGTAQTNSTMVQQAVVPAAGSGNPILYLGLTGQGVTIGHMERKPATAHLDLSGRVVIGAYAHSDTSDHATHTAGIVMGNGNQSETNGGTPFQWRGHAPKARLVNESYGRNIGSGVAYADYFSDQILNYDAVASTHSYVMTYGVYDGVAAGIDSIVRGDAVDSDGNTVPPRLAIFAVANQGTGAQYDNEEGFYSIYAPAKNSLGVGSVNTDTDLVSSFSSRGPTFDGRIKPDVVAPGCHNDAFEGIVSTSTNLGYVGKCGTSMAAPAVAGVVALMFEQIRYTFGPTFMPLPSTIKALLVNTATDLSGTTPFNDPDCDCPYTYGEGPDWATGYGLVNAQAAVQAIRAKAFIEDQVSPANTQDEYTIQVTAGQSELRFTLAWDDEPGSTLTAETSPKLVNNLDLVLVAPDNTLHRPWVLDPLPITNSPGNGALDPIDADDLEDAVRGVNNRDNVEQVVVENPMAGTWTIRVTASSLPNGNPQKYSLVGDFRQLNIVSPQTGDVAEAGDPANPNIFLVVLEATQPYAADPASSLADASAGDFQVEIDGHSATIISGMPVGDQFWLNVRPQAGIYAAGNKYDLTVRWLGHGQDSETKAVLFTSREVTDRAIVLDHSGSMSEYDKMAAAQNAARLFVDQSLVGDRVAVVGFSTNAATTYPITEVSADPTTPELNAAKAAINAFVPTNMTAIGKGLLEGQNQVTAPPADFSEADVIVLLSDGLENVTPYYDTPAVKGVIEPSDTIVHTVAVGPASAGHHELLAEIADDNGGESYSVTEDGMTAADLGAAAVASISTGIDAWPTTLDNRLGDVYKQIAEEILGENRLFQATGMADPQAGVSRWQVEVPEGLERLTVAVNWSIAGHQLRLVLVDPSGKEYRFDPKSNPFCRSDATHETCIIEHPEPGSWLIVVEYYETGPENEFVVWASARTSVQFQLLVGTPQRERVMGRPVHIIGFLSSGEKPLPGQGVAVKVFPVHQYGQAVMLDLYDDGQHGDGEADDGIYANYFTDGHEAGAYAVRGVAKGEAGGAPFELYENTSFNLSPRALYVYRSQAGEQVGMAYRTLLQENGIGVDLVHVNQVPASDIQNYNLVIVGPDTGYLDQWGTDDAFDTIVRNERPVLGLGEGGYAFFGRLKLAIGWPNGVHSNGTSILVDQYSDPIWDYSFEFNLQDIKTLQLYQEESNRVDILLNREQTSVQAYGLNDFDQRYGNVVMESSWWMLWGFDDGPKTMTEDGRRLFVNAAYKTMD from the coding sequence ATGAGACGAAGGTTTCTTGCCCTACTTCTGCTGATTTCCCTGTTGGCGCAGACCTTCCTGCCACTGGCCCCCGTCCAGGCGGCCCGGAAGGCTGCGCCAGGGCGGTTGGTGATGCCGGCTTCGGCCCAGGCCGCACAGGCCGTCCAGGCCCTGTACATCTACCGTCAGGACGCGTCCACGGCCCAGGCCATCGGCGAGACCCTGGCCGGCAGTGGCGCCAACGTGGAAGTCATGCAGCTGGAGTCTGGCACCCCATTCGAAGGGGAGCACAAGATTTTCCTGCCCATGATCTCCCAATCGGGCGCTTCTTCCTCGGCCGCTTCCAGGCCAGTGGGCACCCGCAGCCAGAGCGCCCTGGGCGACTACGACCTCATCATCCTGGCCGATGACCTGGCCCGGGATGGCCAGTGGGCCGTCTCCGACGAGCTCACCCAGCAGATCCTGGACAGCGGCCGGCCCATCCTGGGCATGGGTCTGGGCGGCGCCCTCTTCTTCGACCGGGCCAACGGTCAGATCGGTCTGAGCAAGGCCATCCAGACCAATGGCCATACGGTCGAGCGCAGCGACGGCAACGCCAGCCTCCCCCTCTACACCGGCTACCATCCCATCCCCCTGGACCAGGCGCCCTATGCCCTCTACACCGGTGAGGTTCCGGTGGTTGCCGTGGATCTGGGTGCGCGGACCGCCGGCCTGGTGCGCTACGCGGCCCTGGCCGGCATGGCGAACCTGATCCCCATCATCCAGGAAGGGGATGGGTGGGCCCTGTGGGGCTTCCGCAGCGGCCCCGGCCAGATGACGGAAACCGGCCGTCAGCTCCTGGCCAACCTGGTCTGGCTCCTCACAGGCAAACAGGTGGAAATCCCCCTGGCCGTGGGCACCCTTACCCCGGAACCGGGCGTGGAGCAGGCCCTGGCCGACGCGCTGGCACAAGGTGACCAGTACGCCCTGGCCCAGCTCTACCACCTGCCCACGCCGGAAGAACGGGATCAACTGGCTTCCCTGGGTGTGGAGCTGTTGGAGTACCTGGGCAACACCACCTACACCGCGCGGGTCTCCAGCCAGGCCAACCTCAACGACCCGACCCTCCTGGAACTGGTCCGCTTCCTGGGACTTCACAAGCCGGAATACAAGACCGATCCGGACCTGGAGGCACCTGAGGCCCAGGAGACCTATCAGGAAGCCCTGGTCACCTTCTTCCCGGACGTATCCAAGGAGACCATCGAGAGCGTCCTCACCGCCATCGTGGGCAGCAACAACTATCGCCAGGGCGCCACGCCCCAGCAGTGGCTGGTCCCCAACACGTCGGAAAACCTGGCTGCCCTGGCCCAGGAACCCGCCGTGGCCGCCATCAGCACCGGCTTCACCCCGCCGGAGGATCTGAACGACGAGGGCACCGCCCAGACCAACTCCACCATGGTCCAGCAGGCGGTCGTGCCGGCCGCCGGGTCGGGTAACCCCATCCTGTATCTGGGGCTCACCGGCCAGGGCGTGACCATCGGCCACATGGAACGCAAGCCGGCCACGGCCCATCTAGACCTGAGCGGCCGGGTGGTTATCGGCGCCTACGCCCACAGCGACACCAGCGACCACGCCACCCACACCGCGGGCATCGTCATGGGCAACGGCAACCAGAGCGAGACCAACGGCGGCACGCCCTTCCAGTGGCGGGGCCACGCGCCCAAAGCTCGCCTGGTCAACGAGAGCTACGGCCGGAACATCGGCAGCGGTGTGGCCTATGCCGACTACTTCTCGGACCAGATCCTGAACTACGACGCCGTGGCCTCCACCCACAGCTACGTCATGACCTACGGCGTCTACGACGGCGTGGCCGCGGGCATCGACAGCATCGTCCGGGGCGACGCGGTGGACAGCGACGGCAACACGGTGCCCCCTCGCCTGGCCATCTTCGCCGTGGCCAACCAGGGCACCGGTGCCCAGTACGACAACGAGGAAGGGTTCTACAGCATCTACGCGCCGGCCAAGAACAGCCTGGGCGTGGGCTCCGTCAACACCGACACCGACCTGGTCAGCAGCTTCAGCAGCCGGGGGCCCACCTTCGACGGCCGCATCAAGCCCGATGTCGTGGCACCGGGCTGCCACAACGACGCCTTCGAGGGCATCGTCTCCACATCCACCAACCTGGGCTATGTGGGCAAGTGTGGCACCAGCATGGCCGCCCCTGCCGTGGCCGGCGTGGTGGCGCTGATGTTCGAGCAGATCCGCTACACCTTCGGCCCCACCTTCATGCCCCTGCCCAGCACCATCAAGGCCCTGTTGGTCAACACCGCCACCGACCTGAGCGGGACCACCCCCTTCAACGATCCAGACTGCGACTGCCCCTATACCTACGGCGAAGGGCCGGACTGGGCCACAGGCTACGGTCTGGTCAACGCCCAGGCCGCAGTCCAGGCCATCCGGGCCAAGGCCTTCATCGAGGACCAGGTCTCCCCGGCCAACACCCAGGACGAGTACACCATCCAGGTGACGGCCGGCCAGTCCGAGCTGCGCTTCACCCTGGCCTGGGACGACGAGCCCGGCAGCACCCTCACCGCCGAGACCAGCCCCAAGCTGGTCAACAACCTGGACCTGGTGCTGGTGGCGCCCGACAACACCCTCCATCGCCCCTGGGTGCTGGACCCGCTGCCCATCACCAACTCGCCGGGCAACGGCGCCCTGGATCCCATCGACGCCGACGACCTGGAAGACGCAGTCCGGGGTGTCAACAACCGGGACAACGTGGAACAGGTGGTGGTGGAGAACCCCATGGCCGGCACCTGGACCATCCGGGTGACCGCCTCCTCCCTGCCCAACGGCAACCCCCAGAAGTACAGCCTGGTCGGCGACTTCCGCCAGCTGAACATCGTCTCTCCCCAAACGGGCGACGTGGCCGAAGCCGGTGACCCGGCCAATCCCAATATCTTCCTGGTGGTGCTGGAAGCCACCCAGCCCTACGCGGCGGATCCGGCCAGCTCCCTGGCCGACGCCTCCGCAGGCGACTTCCAGGTGGAGATCGACGGCCACAGCGCCACCATCATCAGCGGCATGCCCGTGGGCGACCAGTTCTGGCTGAACGTGCGGCCCCAGGCCGGCATCTACGCCGCCGGCAACAAATATGACCTGACGGTCCGCTGGCTGGGCCACGGCCAGGACAGCGAGACCAAGGCGGTGCTCTTCACCAGCCGAGAGGTGACCGACCGGGCCATCGTCCTGGACCATTCGGGCAGCATGTCCGAGTATGACAAGATGGCCGCCGCCCAGAACGCGGCCCGCCTCTTCGTGGACCAATCCCTGGTGGGTGACCGGGTGGCCGTGGTCGGCTTCAGCACCAACGCCGCCACCACCTACCCCATCACCGAGGTCAGCGCCGACCCCACCACACCCGAGCTGAACGCAGCCAAGGCAGCCATCAACGCCTTCGTGCCCACCAACATGACCGCCATCGGCAAGGGCCTGCTGGAAGGCCAGAACCAGGTGACCGCCCCGCCGGCGGACTTCAGCGAGGCTGATGTCATCGTCCTCCTCTCGGACGGCCTGGAGAACGTGACACCCTACTACGACACCCCCGCAGTCAAGGGCGTCATCGAGCCCTCCGACACCATCGTCCACACCGTGGCCGTGGGGCCGGCCAGCGCCGGACACCATGAGCTGCTGGCAGAGATCGCCGACGACAACGGCGGTGAATCCTACTCGGTGACCGAGGACGGCATGACCGCAGCCGACCTGGGGGCAGCCGCGGTCGCCAGCATCAGCACCGGCATCGACGCCTGGCCCACTACCCTGGACAACCGTCTGGGCGACGTCTACAAACAGATCGCCGAGGAGATCCTGGGCGAGAACCGCCTCTTCCAGGCCACGGGCATGGCCGATCCCCAGGCCGGTGTCTCCCGCTGGCAGGTGGAGGTGCCCGAGGGGCTGGAGCGGCTGACCGTGGCCGTGAACTGGTCCATCGCCGGCCATCAGCTCCGGCTGGTGCTCGTTGACCCCAGCGGCAAGGAGTATCGCTTCGACCCCAAGAGCAACCCCTTCTGCCGCAGCGACGCCACCCACGAGACCTGCATCATCGAGCATCCGGAGCCGGGCAGCTGGCTGATCGTGGTGGAGTACTACGAGACGGGTCCGGAAAACGAGTTCGTGGTGTGGGCCTCGGCCAGGACATCGGTGCAGTTCCAGCTCCTGGTGGGCACCCCCCAGCGGGAGCGGGTCATGGGACGGCCGGTACACATCATCGGCTTCCTGAGCTCCGGTGAGAAGCCCCTGCCCGGCCAGGGCGTGGCGGTCAAGGTCTTCCCGGTCCATCAGTACGGCCAGGCAGTGATGCTGGACCTCTACGACGACGGCCAGCATGGCGACGGCGAGGCGGATGACGGCATCTACGCCAACTACTTCACCGACGGCCACGAAGCCGGCGCCTACGCCGTGCGCGGGGTGGCCAAGGGTGAAGCCGGCGGCGCCCCCTTCGAGCTCTACGAGAACACCAGCTTCAACCTGAGCCCCCGGGCCCTCTACGTCTACCGCAGCCAGGCTGGAGAGCAGGTGGGCATGGCGTATCGCACCCTGCTGCAGGAGAACGGCATCGGCGTGGATCTGGTCCATGTGAACCAGGTGCCGGCCAGCGACATCCAGAACTACAACCTGGTCATCGTCGGCCCGGACACCGGCTACCTGGATCAGTGGGGAACGGACGATGCCTTCGACACCATTGTCCGCAACGAACGGCCGGTGCTGGGGCTGGGTGAGGGGGGCTACGCCTTCTTCGGTCGGCTGAAGCTGGCCATCGGCTGGCCCAACGGCGTCCACAGCAACGGCACCTCCATCCTGGTCGACCAGTACAGCGACCCCATCTGGGACTACTCCTTCGAGTTCAACCTGCAGGATATCAAGACCCTGCAGCTCTACCAGGAGGAGAGCAACCGGGTGGATATCCTGCTGAACCGGGAGCAGACGTCGGTGCAGGCCTACGGCCTCAACGACTTCGACCAGCGCTACGGCAACGTGGTGATGGAGAGCAGCTGGTGGATGTTGTGGGGCTTCGACGACGGGCCCAAGACCATGACCGAGGACGGTCGCCGGCTCTTCGTCAACGCGGCCTACAAGACCATGGACTGA